The genome window CCACTGGCCCCTGAGCGTCTTCCAGTTCGGGTAGACGACATGCCAGGTACGGGTGTCGGGGTCGACGTAGTAGTACTCTTCGCGATCCGTGCCCAGCTCCATGTAGTCGCTGCTCTCGATGCCGAACAGCTGCCAGGGACGGAAGGTGTACAGGGCGTCCGCGCCGATCTCGCCGGCCGTCGCCCCGTGGTAACGGGCCTTCCGCCGCACCGTGTTGGAGGCGTCCAGCGTGTACGTCTGGTCGGCGGAGATGGCGCCGCTGTCCGCGGCGAGCAGGTTGTAGGCGTACGGGCTGACCGGGGTGCCGCTCAGTTTCAGCGTGACCTTCTCGCCGGTCTTCAGCAGCGCGGTGAGCCCGGTGCCCTCCTCACCGGTGGCGATCATCAGCGGGACGGTGGTGGCGCGGTCCACGGCCTCGATCCAGAAGCCGGGCGTCTTGCGGTAGGCGATGAGGTAACCCGCCCCGGCCTTGGTGGCGTTGTCCAGGGCGTTCTGCGCCCGCTCCGTGGCGCCGAGCGCGACCACCGCCACCTTGCCCTTGACGTCGAGCCCCGCGAAGTCGGCCTCGGTACCGCCGCCCGCGTCCACCGCGCGGACCTTGTGGTCACCGCTGATCCTCAGCGGGAAGTCCTCATAGGTCTGCGAGTAGTACAGCGAGGACAGCTCGGTCTTCTCCGGGCTGGTGACGCTCGCCGTCAACTCCTTGGCGTACAGCCGGAACTTGGCGGAGAACTCCAGACTGCCCTCGGTGACCTGCTCGGTCGGTGTCACATAGACATGGTCGGTCCACCAACCCTGACTGTACGTCAGCCCCCAGCCACCGCCCGGCCCTTCGCGGTGCACATTGGTGCTGAAGCCCTGGAACTCGGAGTCCTGCTTCGTCCTCGGCTTGATCTCCACCGCCTCGCGGGCGTCCAGGACGACCTTGGTGTCCCCGTTCACCTTGATCTCGGGGGCGACGACCACCGAGGTGCCGACGGGGAGGCCGCCCGCGTCGCGGTCCGGGATCCAGGTCGACATGGAGTACTTGCCGGCCGGGACCTCCCACGTCCAGCCGGTGCCGAGGAAGCCGTACTCGTCGGGGATGGCGTTGCTCAGTTCCATGAGGGTGTAGATCGACCCGCCGGTGGGCGCCTTGCCGTCCCGGCCCAGGAGGGAGACGGCGAGGTCGTACGTCTTCGGTGCCTTCTCGAAGCCGACGCCCGTGGTGACCCGTACACCGTCGTCGGCGGTCGCCGTGATGTGGCCCGCGTACCGGCCCTCGGCCTTGTCCGCCGGGTCCACGCCGACCGGGAGCGTCGCGGTGCCGCGCGCGGGCACGGTCAGTGTGCCGTCGACCTGGGTGATGTCGGCGAGCGACGACGAGATCTTCAACCCCACCGCTTTGTCGGTGGTGTTGGTGTAGGTGATGTCCTTGGTGGCGATCTCCGTGTCGCCGTCCTCGAACTTGCCGAAGCTCAGCGTCGGGGTCGCGAACACGTTCTGACCGACGGCCCGTACGACGTCGACCCGACCGTCGCCCTGCTCGAACACGGAGTTGTCGGCGTTCGTCCTCGCCGTGCTGGCCAGGGCCTCCTTGATCCGCTCGCCCGTCCAGTCCGGATGCGCCTGCGCGACCAGCGCCGCCGCGCCCGCGACATGCGGGGTCGCCATCGACGTGCCGTTCGCCGTCGTGTAGTGGTCGTCGACCGGCGTCCCCATGGCGGTGCCGGCGGCACGGGCCGCGGTGATGGCCACGCCCGGCGCGGTGATCTCCGGCTTGACCGCGAAGTCACCGGGGCGCGGGCCGCGTCCGGAGAACGGGGCCAGCCGGTCCGACTCGTCGACCGCGCCCACGGTGAGCGCCGAGTCGGCGATGCCCGGGGTGCCCACGGTCTGCTCGCCGGGGCCCGAGTTGCCCGAGGCGATCACGAAGAGGGCGCCGGTGGACGCGGACAGCTCGTCGACGGTCTCGCTGAGCACGTCCGAGGGGCCGGTCGCGGTGCCGCCCAGCGACATGGAGACGATCCTCGCGCCGGAGTTCGCGGCCCACTCCATGCCCGCGATGATCCAGGAGGACTGGCCCCGGCCGTCGTTGCCCAGCACCTTGCCGACCAGCAGCTCCGCGCCCGGCGCCACGCCCTTGCGCAGGCCGTCCGAGGCCGCGCCCGAACCGGCGATCGTGGACGCCACATGGGTGCCGTGGCCGTGACCGTCCTGCACCGACTGCTCCGGCACGAACGTCCGGGACTCGGCGACCCTGTCCACGAGATCCGGGTGCCCGGTGTCCACGCCCGTGTCCAGGACCGCGACCTTCACGCCCTTGCCGTCGTGGCCCGACCGCCACACCTCGGGTGTGCCGATCTGCGGGACGCTCGTCTCCAGGGACACCTTCACCTGGGCGTCCAGCCAGAGCCTGTCGATGCCCTCACCGAGCTGCCGCGCGGCCTTCGTGGTGGGCTCGGTGCCGAGGGCGGGGGCGATGTCCGCCCAGAACGCGGTCGACTTCTCCGCGCTCAGCGCCGCGCCGTCGATCCCGGGCAACGCCAGTGTGCGCCGGGCGCCTTCGGGGGTCGTACGGCCCTTCGCGTATGTCGCGATCAGCGGGGTGGCGCCGGTCCTGTCGTCGCCGTATCCCTGCTGCACCAGCCGGGTGACATTGAAGAGCGCCGGGTCGAGGCGGCCCGCCCGTACCAGCGGGACGGCGTCCGCCGGCAGAACGCTGACCTCGCCGTCCCGTTCGCTCGACAGGAACGTGGCGGACTCCCGGCCCGCGCCGCGCCGGACGTCGACGGCGTGCTTGCCGTCCGGTCCGGCGGTGAGCGAGACGGTGTCGCCGGTGATGAGGGTGACGGTCCGGGTGGTGGGGGCGGTCGAGTTGACGGGTTCTGGGCCGGCGGCGGTGGTGGGGTCGGCCGTCGCGGGCGTGATCGCCGCCGCGAGCAGACCGGCCGCTCCCGCCACGGCACCGAGGGTGTGGAGTCTTCGCATGGGTGGTGCGTCCTCCCCTGAAACGCTGACGAACGCTTCCGGCCTGATGGGCGGAAGCCAGTGATCAGGGTGGGTGGCGCGCCGAGAGAGGCTCAAGGGGTTCCTGTGGCCGGTCCGTGCCAACGCCCTCTTCGGTCAAGCCAGTTGGCGGTTTCGGTACGTCTCGGTGCGGGGTGCCGTCCGTGCCCGCCGACCGGGTCGCACGGCTCCGGGTCAGCCGGAACACAGGCTTCCCCCAGGCAACAGGGACAGGATCAGGACATGGCTGGCACCTCCGCGACCCGAAACGGCCGAGTCCGGGTCCTCATCGTCGACGACGAACCCGGGCTCACCGATCCGTCACCCTGGTCGCGGTGTGCGCCGCGATGACGCTGGCCACGGTCTTCGCGCAGCGCGCCTCACTGCTCGGCGCCCTCGACGAACGGGTCACCGACGCCGCCGAGCGCAGCCTCGGCGGGGCGAGCGTCGGCCCGCGCAACCACACCGACCTGGCGTTCCTCCGCGAGCAGGGCCAGGCCGTCGGCACCCTCGTCGCACGGCTCGACGGCTCAGGGAACATCACCTCCGCCGAGGTCGTCGGCGCGGACGGCGATCCGACGGCCCTCAGCACCGCGCAGCGGACCGCCCTCGACGGCCTCGCGGCCGACGGCTCCACGCACACCCGGACCGTGCCCGGCCTCCGCCTGATGGGCCGCCGAGGTGGTGGCGAGATCGAGATGCACCCGGTTCTTCACCGGCGGCTTGCGCTCCGCGACGGGAACCACGTCGACGCCGATGACGACCGGGTCGGGCCAGACGAGTTCCTCGCCGGGACCGACGTACGTCGTCACACCGGGGCTGTGGGCCGTCCACCCGAGCGCCTCCGCCCGGAACCGGCCGACCGCCGAGGCGTCGAGGGCCTTGATGATCACATGAACGGGTCGCAGCGCCATGCGGCGATCCTATGGGCGCGACCACGTGTGGCCACCCGTGGCCATCTTGCGGCCACCCGTGGCCACTTGCGGTCGTCTGCGGTGATGCGCGGCGGTCGAAGCCCCCGTGCCCCCGTGCCCCGGTCTCACGAACCCGTCGGACAACCTCCTGGCGGAACCCTCTGGCGGAACCCCCTGGCGGCGGGGCCACCGAAGGGCGAAGACTCGTCCCATGGATGTCCCTCCGGATGAACCGATGCCCCGCCTCGTACGCCCCCTGCCCTTCGTCGACGAGCACACGATCCTCGTCGCGGCGGACGCCGAGGACGTCTGGTGGGCCCTGGCCGAGACGCTCGACTGGGCCTTCTCCCGCCCCTCCGCGGTCCGTTGCGCGAAGCTCGTGGGCTGCGCGGACCACACGGCGGCCGGACCGCGCCCGCCCGTCGAGGGCGCGACGACGTTCCCGGGCTTCCGTACGGCGACAGCGATCCCGCCCCGTGAACTGACCCTCCTGGGCCGCCACCGCTTCTCCTCGTACACCCTGACCTTCCGCCTGGACGAGGCGGAGCCGGGCGGGGTCCGCCTCCGCGCCGAGACCCGCGCCACCTTCCCGGGCCCGGCCGGCGGCCTCTACCGCCTCCTCGTCCTCGGCACCGGCACCCACGCCAGACTCACCCGCCGCCTCCTGACCACCGTCCGACTGCGCGCCGAACGCCCTTGGCGACCATCACCGGCATGACGGCCCGTTTCCACCTCCGCCTCGATCGCGTTCTCGGCGACCGCCCGTTCGCCGAGATCGGTGATCCCGCCCTCGCCTTGGAGGACAGGGGCCGGCGCCTGCTGGCGGTGGCGGGCACATGCGGAGCGCTCGCGGGCATGAACGAGTTCGGCCGTATCGCACCGGTCGCTGTCTACGGCACCGACGACCTGACCTGCCGCGCCCTCCTCCACGCCCGCCACCCCGTCCACGCGCTGGCCTTCCACCCCGGGCTCCCCCTCCTCGCGGTCGGCACGGGGAGTTACGACGGCGGCTACTTCTTCGAGGGCGAACTGCTCCTGCTGGACCTGGAGTCGGGCACGGCCACCTCGCTCATCGCGCATGAACTCGGCCGCCAGGTCCTGGGCCTGGAGTGGCTCGACGCACAGCGGCTGCGCGTGCTGATGGCACCGCACGACGACTGGGAGGACGAGAAGGCGTGGGCCGAGAGGCATGTCGCCGTGGTGCGCCGCCCGAACTGGAGGGCCGTACCGCCGCGATCCGTCCCCAGCGAGGACCTGGTCGGCCCACGGGTGGCGGCCCCACGCCCCGACGGCCGCGAGCACGCCCACCGAACGCTCTCGGATCTGACCACGGATCTGAACGCCGGGTTCACCACAGACCTGACCACGGATCTGACCACGGATCTGAACGCCGGGCTCACCACAGACCTGACCACGGGCTGGGATGCGCGCCGCAACGTCCGCGCGGTGGAGGAACTGTCCGACGGCAGGATCCTGGCGACGCTCGACGGGCTCCGGCTGGAGTGCTGGTCGCCCGGGGGCGGCAGACAGTGGGCGGTCCCCGACGACGCCCCCGACGACGCCCCCGGCGGCGGCCGTGACCTCGTCGTCGCCGACGGCGAGCGCTCGGCCTGGGTCGGGCTCGTGCGGCCGGAGTGGGAGAAACGCCCGCAGTCCGTGCTCCGGCTCGCCCTCGACGACGGGGCACTGCGCGACCGGCTCACCCCGTCCGCCCCGGTGTCCCTGGTGCGTCTCGCCGACGGCCGGCCGGCCCTCGCGCCCGCCGGGTCCAACGGAGAGCGCGGCAGACTACGCATCCGGCGCGGCAGCCGGAGCTACTTCCGCGAGACCGTGCGGGCGCGGGACGAGCCATGGCCCGAGCCGGCGGAGCACTGGCTCTCCGCCGCCGCCCCGGTCACGACACCGGCCGCCGGCCGCCCGAGCGAGCCGGCCGCCGGGACGACCAGCCGGCTGTTCCCGTACTCCTGGGTACCCGGCGAGACGCACTTCGCCGGTCCCGGGATCGAGACCGCCGAGGGCGACCTGGTGCACGCCGGCACCGTCCACCACGGTCACGGGCTGCGGCCCGGCGGCTCGTTCGTCGTACGCCGCTCGGCGACGACGGGGGAGCCGGACTGGGTCTTCCGGACGGACCGGAAGGCCACCGCGCTCGATGCCGACGCCGACGCCGAGACCGTGTACGTCACGTACGACGACGGCGAGATCGTCGCGCTCGATCTCCACGACGGCACCGTGCGCGACCGCCGTCCGCTGACGGTGGCCGCGGTGCCCGTCCTCCCGACCGCGCTGACCGTGGCGGGCCCCGGCCGTCTGCTGATCGGGACCAGCGACGGACGGATCCTGGTCTGCTCGGCCGACTGACCACGGCGCCCTCCCGAGGCCCGCACCCACCCAGGCCCGCCCCTCCCCCTCCCCCCCCGCCCCCCCCGCACGCGTCAGTCCGCGTCACCCGTTTACAAGCGCCGCGCTCCGCGCTAGCTTCCGAAGCAGGTGGGGTGGGAGCGCTCCCATTCGGGGTGGCGGACCGGAACCCGTCGCCGTCGGATCCGCTCCCGCCCCACACCAGCCCTCCGCACACCGGCATGTCCGGATCGGCAGCTCCACAGCGGCACCCGCACGTTCCCCCACCTCCAAGCCGTACACGCAAGGAGTATTTGTCATGCACATGACAGATCCACGATTAAGTTTGCTCCGGCGCCACAGAGCACTCCTGCTCGTTCTGCTCGCCCTAGTGACCACGATCCCGGCGCTCGGCCTGGTCGTCACGGCGGGCAGCGGGAAGGCGGAGGCGCACGGCACTCCGATGAAGCCCGGCAGCCGCACCTTCCTGTGCTGGCAGGACGCCCTCACCGACACCGGCGAGATCAAGGCGATCAACCCGGCCTGCAAGACGGCTCAACAGGTCAGCGGCACCACGCCGTTCTACAACTGGTTCTCGGTGCTCCGCTCGGACGGCGCCGGCCGCACCCGAGGCTTCGTCCCGGACGGCCAGCTGTGCAGCGGTGGCAACACCAACTTCACCGGGTTCAACACCCCCAGCGCGGACTGGCCGTTGACCCATCTCACCTCCGGCGCGACCGTCGACTTCTCGTACAACGCGTGGGCGGCGCACCCGGGTTGGTTCTACGTCTACATCACCAAGGACGGCTTCGACCCGACGAAGACGCTCACCTGGAACGACATGGAGGCGCAGCCGTTCCTGAGCGTCGACCACCCGCCGCTGAACGGCAGTCCGGGCACGGTCGAGGCCAACTACTCCTGGCGGGGCCAGCTGCCCGCCAACAAGTCGGGCCGCCACCTCATCTACATGGTGTGGCAGCGCTCCGACAGCGCCGAGACCTTCTACTCCTGCTCCGACGTCGTCTTCGACGGCGGCAACGGCGAGGTCACCGGTATCAAGGAGCCCGGCAACCCCAGCGAGCCGGTACCGGGCCAGTGCGCCGCGACCCGCCGTACGACGGGCAGTTGGACCGGTGGCTATCAGTCCGAGGTCGTCGTCACCAACACCGGCGACGTGCCGATGCTCGGCTGGATGGTCAACTGGACGCTTCCCGCGGGACAACGGGTCGACAGTCTCTGGAGCGGCACCGCGACATACACCGGGCAGAACGTGATGGTGCACAACGCGAACTGGAACGGCTCGCTGGATCCCGGCGAAACGGCGACGTTCGGCTATGTGGTGCAGGGGTCGGGAGGTGATCCCGCGACCACGCTGCCCTGCCGGGTGGGCTGAGGCCCGGCACCCGACCACGTCACCCGCCCTGTGCGGGGGCGGGCGGCGCGCTCGGGGCGGACCGGGTGGGCGGGCGGTGCGTGCCCACCCGGTCCGCGAGCCGCGACCCGGTACGGGGGAGACCGGGCGCGGTGGGAGTGCGGCTGTGGGACCCCTCGAAGAACTGGACAACGTTGTCGAGTGGTCTGGACAAGACTCTATCGTTTCAACGGGCAACCAAGTCAAGCCGGTTGGGGTGGGACGGGTCGGACGGGGTCGGGTGCGGTCGGACGGGTCGCCGCACCCGAGCCCGTGCGGTCAGGACAGCAGTTCCACCTCCGCGAGCGTCGCCGTGCCGTCGAGGACGAGCCGGTAGTGGTCGTACGCCTTCGGGGCCGGGACCGAGAAGGCCCGGGTCTGGCGGTCCCAGGTGAAGGACTCGCCGGAGCGTTCGTCGAGGGTCTTCCAGGTCGTGCCGTCCCTGGAGCCCTGGAGGGTCCACCCGCTCGGTGCCTCGGCGCGGTCGGCCGAGGTCAGCGTGTACTGAACCGCCTTGGTCCGGGCCGGGGTCGGGAGCGGAACCGTCTCCACCGACGCCTTCGTCGACGACGTGTCGTCGAAGAGCGCGCCGTCGCCCTCGACGGCGTCCGAGCGAGGGCTCGGCACCCGCTTGCCCTTGGTGATCGACACCGGCGCCGCCTGCTCACCGGTGCCCCAGCGGGACGGCTTCGGGCCCATGTCGAACTTCAGCACGCCACCACGGGAGATGAGGGAGTGCGGCAGTGAAGTCGACGTCCAGGCCTTGCCGTTGACCCGCAGACCCTGCACGTACACGTTCTTCGCGCTGTTCCTCGGCGCCTCGACCACCAGGTCCCTGCCGTTCTCCAGATGCACGGTGGCCTTGGTGAACAGCGGCGAGCCGACGGCGTATTCACCGCTGCCCATCACCAGCGGATAGAAGCCGAGCGCGGAGAAGAGATACCAGGCCGACTGCTCGCCGTTGTCCTCGTCGCCGTGGTAGCCCTGCCCGATGTCGCTGCCGGTGTAGAGGCGGGAGAGCGCCTCGCGGACCTTCTCCTGCGCCTTCCAGGGCTGTCCGGCGGCGTCGTACATGTAGATCGCGTGGTGGGCGACCTGGTTGGAGTGGCCGTACATGCCCATACGGACGTCACGGGCCTCCGTCATCTCATGGATGACCCCGCCGTAGGACCCGACGAACTCGGGGGAGGCCGTCTCCGGCGTGGAGAAGTACGTGTCCAGCTTCTGCGCCAGCCCGCCGCGCCCGCCGTACAGGTTGGCCAGGCCCTTGCTGTCCTGCGGCGCGGTGAAGGCGTACCCCCAGCCGTTGGTCTCCGTGTAGTCGTGGCCCCAGATACGCGGGTCGTACTTCGCGGAGTCCACCCGCCAGGCCCCGTTGCCGTCCCGGCCCTGGAAGAAGCCGGCCTTGTCGTCGAACAACTGCACATAGTCCTGGGCCCGGTCGAGGAAGTAGGCGGACTCCTCCTGGTATCTCCGCTCGCCCGTCTCCCGGTACAGCGCCTGGCCCATCCGG of Streptomyces phaeolivaceus contains these proteins:
- a CDS encoding S8 family serine peptidase, whose translation is MRRLHTLGAVAGAAGLLAAAITPATADPTTAAGPEPVNSTAPTTRTVTLITGDTVSLTAGPDGKHAVDVRRGAGRESATFLSSERDGEVSVLPADAVPLVRAGRLDPALFNVTRLVQQGYGDDRTGATPLIATYAKGRTTPEGARRTLALPGIDGAALSAEKSTAFWADIAPALGTEPTTKAARQLGEGIDRLWLDAQVKVSLETSVPQIGTPEVWRSGHDGKGVKVAVLDTGVDTGHPDLVDRVAESRTFVPEQSVQDGHGHGTHVASTIAGSGAASDGLRKGVAPGAELLVGKVLGNDGRGQSSWIIAGMEWAANSGARIVSMSLGGTATGPSDVLSETVDELSASTGALFVIASGNSGPGEQTVGTPGIADSALTVGAVDESDRLAPFSGRGPRPGDFAVKPEITAPGVAITAARAAGTAMGTPVDDHYTTANGTSMATPHVAGAAALVAQAHPDWTGERIKEALASTARTNADNSVFEQGDGRVDVVRAVGQNVFATPTLSFGKFEDGDTEIATKDITYTNTTDKAVGLKISSSLADITQVDGTLTVPARGTATLPVGVDPADKAEGRYAGHITATADDGVRVTTGVGFEKAPKTYDLAVSLLGRDGKAPTGGSIYTLMELSNAIPDEYGFLGTGWTWEVPAGKYSMSTWIPDRDAGGLPVGTSVVVAPEIKVNGDTKVVLDAREAVEIKPRTKQDSEFQGFSTNVHREGPGGGWGLTYSQGWWTDHVYVTPTEQVTEGSLEFSAKFRLYAKELTASVTSPEKTELSSLYYSQTYEDFPLRISGDHKVRAVDAGGGTEADFAGLDVKGKVAVVALGATERAQNALDNATKAGAGYLIAYRKTPGFWIEAVDRATTVPLMIATGEEGTGLTALLKTGEKVTLKLSGTPVSPYAYNLLAADSGAISADQTYTLDASNTVRRKARYHGATAGEIGADALYTFRPWQLFGIESSDYMELGTDREEYYYVDPDTRTWHVVYPNWKTLRGQWSPLRTFTEPATEPTENWLRQVVRPGTSEEYGLSTRSGDRLTFSVAELTDSTPGHYGYVDGTDNTAKGKLYADGKLVGDSTLGGYGTFDVAADKASYRFELDVARRAAWAKYSTSTHTEWTFASARTATETALPLLTVGIAPKGLDLLNRAKSGQAVKVDLPLADQLGAVKASSLRAWVSYDDGTSWEEVTVKSGKARFTPATDAESVSLRVRATDRDGNGIDQTVLRAFGLK
- a CDS encoding PQQ-binding-like beta-propeller repeat protein, yielding MTARFHLRLDRVLGDRPFAEIGDPALALEDRGRRLLAVAGTCGALAGMNEFGRIAPVAVYGTDDLTCRALLHARHPVHALAFHPGLPLLAVGTGSYDGGYFFEGELLLLDLESGTATSLIAHELGRQVLGLEWLDAQRLRVLMAPHDDWEDEKAWAERHVAVVRRPNWRAVPPRSVPSEDLVGPRVAAPRPDGREHAHRTLSDLTTDLNAGFTTDLTTDLTTDLNAGLTTDLTTGWDARRNVRAVEELSDGRILATLDGLRLECWSPGGGRQWAVPDDAPDDAPGGGRDLVVADGERSAWVGLVRPEWEKRPQSVLRLALDDGALRDRLTPSAPVSLVRLADGRPALAPAGSNGERGRLRIRRGSRSYFRETVRARDEPWPEPAEHWLSAAAPVTTPAAGRPSEPAAGTTSRLFPYSWVPGETHFAGPGIETAEGDLVHAGTVHHGHGLRPGGSFVVRRSATTGEPDWVFRTDRKATALDADADAETVYVTYDDGEIVALDLHDGTVRDRRPLTVAAVPVLPTALTVAGPGRLLIGTSDGRILVCSAD
- a CDS encoding lytic polysaccharide monooxygenase auxiliary activity family 9 protein, with the translated sequence MHMTDPRLSLLRRHRALLLVLLALVTTIPALGLVVTAGSGKAEAHGTPMKPGSRTFLCWQDALTDTGEIKAINPACKTAQQVSGTTPFYNWFSVLRSDGAGRTRGFVPDGQLCSGGNTNFTGFNTPSADWPLTHLTSGATVDFSYNAWAAHPGWFYVYITKDGFDPTKTLTWNDMEAQPFLSVDHPPLNGSPGTVEANYSWRGQLPANKSGRHLIYMVWQRSDSAETFYSCSDVVFDGGNGEVTGIKEPGNPSEPVPGQCAATRRTTGSWTGGYQSEVVVTNTGDVPMLGWMVNWTLPAGQRVDSLWSGTATYTGQNVMVHNANWNGSLDPGETATFGYVVQGSGGDPATTLPCRVG